A part of Setaria viridis chromosome 8, Setaria_viridis_v4.0, whole genome shotgun sequence genomic DNA contains:
- the LOC117834149 gene encoding dirigent protein 19 translates to MASVMRHVQHLMAVAAIAAVATHGATTTHLQFYMHDTVTPSAGSPATAVRVVRGPTPAPGDPINRFGDLYVIDDPLTEGPDLASRAVGRAQGFYLMASRSVDQLLLSANMAFTAGKYNGSSITLLGRDAIFDEIRELPVVGGTGGFHGAAGYGLIRTHSLNASNNNAVLVIDMYLML, encoded by the coding sequence ATGGCCAGCGTCATGCGCCACGTTCAGCATCTGATGGCGGTGGCTGCCATTGCTGCCGTCGCCACCCACGGCGCCACGACCACGCACCTCCAGTTCTACATGCACGACACGGTCACGCCGTCCGCCGGCAGCCCAGCCACGGCGGTGCGCGTGGTGAGAGgccccacgccggcgccgggcgacCCCATCAACCGGTTCGGCGACTTGTACGTGATCGATGACCCACTGACGGAGGGGCCCGACCTGGCGTCCCGCGCCGTCGGGCGCGCGCAGGGGTTCTACCTCATGGCGTCCCGTTCGGTCGACCAGCTGCTGCTCTCCGCCAACATGGCGTTCACGGCGGGGAAGTACAACGGCAGCTCCATAACCCTGTTGGGCAGGGACGCCATCTTCGACGAGATCAGGGAGCTCCCCGTCGTGGGGGGCACGGGCGGGTTCCACGGCGCCGCCGGGTACGGCTTGATCCGGACGCACTCATTGAACGCTAGCAACAACAACGCCGTGCTTGTGATCGACATGTACCTGATGCTGTAA